One Aspergillus oryzae RIB40 DNA, chromosome 2 genomic window carries:
- a CDS encoding uncharacterized protein (predicted protein), whose product MIIELLSTLDIETRSLLSIHQQLKKENKSTPVRLRDKPTINDFALHSAICVQAIGTMYTNCLENSNGLYGDIIILKIASYVINSMSSAMILRKKELVNAEKAV is encoded by the exons ATGATCATCGAATTGCTTTCTACGCTTGATATTGAGACCAGAAGCCTGCTGTCTATTCATCAACAActaaagaaggaaaataaaagtaCGCCCGTTCGTCTACGTGACAAGCCAACAATTA ATGACTTTGCCTTACATTCGGCGATATGTGTACAAGCCATAGGTACTATGTATACCAATTGTCTTGAGAACTCCAACGGCCTTT atggagacattATAATCCTCAAAATTGC ATCATATGTTATCAATTCTATGTCCTCAGCTATGATTCTGCGCAAGAAAGAGCTTGTAAATGCTGAGAAGGCTGTGTAG
- a CDS encoding uncharacterized protein (predicted protein), giving the protein MVSLWPFKGEDNSPASFERALETLSGKITRANTRLDTHRQNARRFKALWTLYTTFAYLLYSIILALVLGWQNFGVVEYAAIAGGPVVIYAVRTAGSKYFEYRINSNQRYLDDLQKQRDETIEKLKVATKYNSTQQLLEKYGGVPKRTKSKGGDDKRKSESKRKSSNPQQQQPPVQRTGLPPPPTANIRRPTPVQSPGAPSPDFPAPPSPYPPQPQIQQQPVPPPGPAFDEPGFAPNAFPSAPQYIEQSHWYDRLMDVLLGEDETQPKNRIVLICSSCRLVNGQAPPGIKSLEELGRWRCGSCGAWNGVESEAKKVLDGIRNEPQPADGAWEPVSKTDAENQSSVSDATDEGVMVATSEDDQVESHDSDADTADKEPEQVKEEQPEPETKTRPVRRSNRKKA; this is encoded by the exons ATGGTATCCCTGTGGCCTTTCAAA GGAGAAGACAACTCCCCGGCCTCCTTTGAAAGAGCGCTCGAAACTCTCTCTGGTAAAATCACTCGCGCGAACACCCGTCTTGACACTCACCGCCAAAACGCCCGTCGCTTCAAAGCTCTGTGGACGCTATACACCACCTTTGCCTACCTCCTCTACTCCATCATCCTCGCGCTGGTGCTAGGCTGGCAAAATTTTGGCGTGGTCGAATACGCCGCCATTGCAGGGGGTCCCGTCGT GATCTACGCCGTTCGCACCGCAGGCAGCAAGTACTTCGAATACCGCATCAATAGCAATCAGCGATACCTCGATGATCTCCAAAAGCAGCGAGACGAAACaattgagaagctcaaggtcgCAACGAAATACAATTCCACCCAACAACTCCTAGAGAAATACGGAGGTGTCCCCAAACGAACAAAGTCGAAAGGCGGCGACGACAAGCGCAAGTCGGAATCGAAGCGCAAATCCTCAAACccccagcagcaacaaccgcCCGTGCAACGGACTGgccttccccctcccccgaCCGCAAATATTCGCCGTCCGACTCCCGTCCAGTCTCCTGGTGCTCCCTCCCCCGATTTCCCTGCGCCGCCTTCTCCGTATCCCCCTCAGCCCCAGATCCAACAGCAGCCGGTACCTCCTCCAGGCCCTGCGTTTGATGAGCCGGGCTTTGCGCCCAACGCGTTCCCAAGTGCGCCACAGTATATCGAGCAGTCACACTGGTATGATCGTCTCATGGATGTCCTCCTCGGCGAGGATGAGACTCAACCGAAGAACCGGATCGTCTTGATTTGCAGCTCCTGTCGGCTTGTTAACGGCCAAGCTCCTCCGGGTATCAAATCGTTGGAAGAACTCGGTCGCTGGCGGTGTGGAAGCTGCGGTGCATGGAATGGAGTCGAAAgcgaggccaagaaggtcctCGATGGCATCCGGAATGAACCGCAGCCGGCAGATGGAGCTTGGGAACCCGTTTCGAAGACGGATGCGGAGAACCAGTCCTCGGTTAGCGATGCGACCGACGAAGGTGTTATGGTAGCGACCAGTGAAGATGACCAAGTCGAGTCGCACGACTCCGATGCTGATACAGCAGACAAGGAGCCAGAGcaggtcaaggaagagcagccaGAGCCC